Within Corynebacterium timonense, the genomic segment GAGCGCGAAGCCGAAGATCTGGATGAAGGGCAGCGGCTGGTCAATGAACGCGACGAACACGGCGATCATGATGACCGCGGCCGCCGTGACCACGCGGGCGCCCTGGGAGAAGCCCTCGACCGTGGAGGACTCCACCGCCGCGACTGGGTCCTTGTCGCCGCGCTCGCGCGCCTCGATGTACTGCTCGCGGATGCGGGTGACCAGGAAGACCTGGTAGTCCATGGCCAGGCCGAAGGTCACGCCGATGAGGAAGATCGGCATGAAGGACAAGATCGGGCCCGGGGTGTCCACGAGGCCGGTGACACCCTCCTGGAACACCGCGACCGTCACGCCGAAGGCCGCGCCGACGGAGAGCAGGAAGCCCAGGCCCGCGACCACCGGCACCATGATTGAGCGGAAGACCACGATGAGCAGGATGATCGCCAGGCCCACCACGATGGCCAGGTAGAGCGGCATCGCGGAGGCGAGCTCTTCGGTGATGTCCATCTGCACCGCCGTCAGGCCCGTCAGGCCGATCTCCACGCCGGTCGCGTCCTCGACCTGAGCCGCGGTCTCGCGCAGCGCCTCGGCGACGCCGAGCGTGTACTCGGACTCCGGGCCGTCGGCCGGCGTGGCGGCGACCATCGCCGCGGTGACGTCCTCGTTGACGTTGACCAGCTGGGCGTGCTCGACGCCGTTGACGCTGCCGGCCTCGCTGACCGCGTAGAGGAAGGACGCCAGCGAGGCGCGCTCCGCCTGGCCGCCCACGTCCTCCGGGATAGCGTCCATGTAGGGCTGGAGGATCTCGGCGTCCGGGTTCACCCCGTGCGCGTCGACGACGATGAGGAACTGGGCGTTGATGCCCTCGCCGAAGCCCTCGGCCAGAAGGTCCGCGGACTTACGCTGGGTCGAGTCTTTCTCCGCCGTCGTGTCCGCGGGCAGCGCCATCTCCAGGTTGAGCACCGGCAGCGCCAGCGCCCCGAGGCCAAGGACCACCACGGTGAGCACCAGAGCCGGGAAGCGGCGCACGAAGCGCGCCCAGCTGCGGCCCATCGACTTTTCGTCCAGATCCTTCGCCGGGCGCTTTCCCGGGCCGGGGTTGCCGGCGATGCCGGGGATCCGCACCGCGAAGGAGCGATCGCCCCACGCGCCCAGCAGCGCCGGGATGAGCGTGAGGGCGATGAGCACGGCGATCATCACCGTCAGCGCCGCCGCCAGGCCCATCCACGTCAAGAACTCGATCTGGGCGAGGGAGAGCGCCACGAGCGCCGTGAACACCGTCGCGCCGGCGAAGACGACCGAGGAGCCCGCCGTGCCCGCCGCCAAACCGGCGGCCTCGGGGCCGGGGAGCGTCTTCCTCTCTTGGCGGAAACGCGAGAGGATGAACAAGGCGTAGTCGATGCCC encodes:
- a CDS encoding MMPL family transporter → MAKLLFRLGRWSYLHKWRVIVTWLLLLVAAGTGAATLAKPFTSEFAISGTPSIDALITLDENFPGAGEIATAPTVNLVFAAPEGERLDSPENMEAVDETIAHIEDNLDDIENTIRFGNPVEVNETITKGLIAQMTSLGMPEETARADAYNVRMVSDDGRIGYTVFDFGADTAMTVSDEERQVVEDAMNIGRDAGLQVEAGGPGYGAPIEINTGSEAIGLAVAFVVLLVTFGSLVAATMPVITAVIGVGIGVLLILTATQWVELNNVTPILAVMLGLAVGIDYALFILSRFRQERKTLPGPEAAGLAAGTAGSSVVFAGATVFTALVALSLAQIEFLTWMGLAAALTVMIAVLIALTLIPALLGAWGDRSFAVRIPGIAGNPGPGKRPAKDLDEKSMGRSWARFVRRFPALVLTVVVLGLGALALPVLNLEMALPADTTAEKDSTQRKSADLLAEGFGEGINAQFLIVVDAHGVNPDAEILQPYMDAIPEDVGGQAERASLASFLYAVSEAGSVNGVEHAQLVNVNEDVTAAMVAATPADGPESEYTLGVAEALRETAAQVEDATGVEIGLTGLTAVQMDITEELASAMPLYLAIVVGLAIILLIVVFRSIMVPVVAGLGFLLSVGAAFGVTVAVFQEGVTGLVDTPGPILSFMPIFLIGVTFGLAMDYQVFLVTRIREQYIEARERGDKDPVAAVESSTVEGFSQGARVVTAAAVIMIAVFVAFIDQPLPFIQIFGFALGAAVLFDAFFVRMALVPATMYILGRATWWMPRWLDRILPDLDVEGTQLEKEFEDRREDNAEKDNAEKDNAEKDTVTA